From the Gasterosteus aculeatus chromosome 13, fGasAcu3.hap1.1, whole genome shotgun sequence genome, one window contains:
- the LOC120830294 gene encoding putative phospholipid-transporting ATPase IM isoform X2, with product MSFFGVGSVRKKERELERKLRANDREFNLPFKYATNGIKTSKYNPFTFLPLNLFEQFQRIANAYFLFLLVLQVIPQISSLSWFTTVVPLVLVLTVTAAKDATDDLNRHRSDNQVNNRKVDVLIDRKLRSEKWMDVQVGDIIKLENNQFVTADLLLLSSSEPLNLVYIETAELDGETNLKVRQALTVTGDLGEDVEKLADFNGEVRCEPPNNRLDRFTGTLTHAGQKYPLDNEKILLRGCTLRNTGWCFGLVLFGGPETKLMQNCGKSTFKRTSIDRLMNVLVLCIFGFLAFMCVILAIGNCLWELKAGSQFTVFLPRQDGNSAGFSAFLTFWSYVIILNTVVPISLYVSVEIIRLGNSFYIDWDRKMYHPRNDTPAEARTTTLNEELGQIKYVFSDKTGTLTQNIMTFNKCSINGKSYGDVFDYAGQRLDITEHTDPVDFSFNPLADPRFVFHDHALVEAVKLENPEVHAFFRLLALCHTVMAEEKKEGELSYQAQSPDEGALVTAARNFGFVFRSRTPDSVSIVEMGEQRRYELLAILDFNNVRKRMSVIVRSPEGKLRLYCKGADTIVYERLHQSCGKLMDVTTEHMNEFAGEGLRTLALAYRDLDQEYFSQWKQRHHEVSTSLDDRDGRLDELYEEIETDLQLLGATAIEDKLQDGVPQTIEQLAKADIKVWVLTGDKQETAENIGYSCNLLREEMNEVFVLSGNSPEDVRQELRNALSSMKPAGDSTVLPEGPLGKRGKVLPDEAVNGEYGLVVNGHSLAYALERSMELDFLRTACMCKAVICCRVTPLQKAQVVELVKEYKQAVTLAIGDGANDVSMIKAAHIGVGISGQEGMQAVLSSDYSFAQFRFLQRLLLVHGRWSYLRMCKFLRYFFYKNFTFTFVHFWYAFFCGFSAQTVYDEWFITLYNLVYTALPVLGMSLFDQDVNDKWSFQHPELYLPGQLNLYFSKKAFFKCALHSCYSSLVLFFIPYAAMHDTVRADGKDVADYQSFALLTQTCLLFTVTIQLGLEMSYWTAVNTLFVVGSLVMYFAVTFTMYSNGMFLALPSAFPFVGTARNSLNQPNIWLTILLTSILCVLPVVTCRFLFIQLCPTINDKVMLKVRQAKTKDPPLPRRARIRRTSSRRSGYAFSHAQGYGDLVTSGRFLRRPAPSRSSGLAHAGRSTTSFSPMGRSAGYSPTGRPQNAKVQDVEVTSLQMYRSVRDPAL from the exons ACGAACGGCATCAAGACCTCCAAGTACAACCCCTTCACCTTCCTACCCCTCAACCTGTTCGAGCAGTTCCAGAGGATCGCCAACGCCTACTTCCTGTTCCTGCTGGTGCTCCAG GTGATTCCTCAGATCTCGTCTCTGTCCTGGTTCACCACGGTGGTGCCTCTCGTCCTCGTGCTGACGGTCACCGCCGCCAAGGACGCCACCGACGACCTG AATCGCCACAGGAGCGACAATCAGGTCAACAACAGAAAAGTTGACGTCCTTATTGACAGAAA ACTGCGCAGCGAGAAATGGATGGACGTCCAGGTGGGCGACATCATCAAACTGGAAAACAACCAGTTTGTCACC GCCGACCTCCTGTTGCTCTCCAGCAGTGAACCCCTCAACCTGGTTTACATCGAGACGGCAGAACTGGACGG AGAGACGAACCTGAAGGTGAGACAGGCCCTCACCGTGACGGGAGATCTGGGCGAGGATGTCGAGAAACTGGCAGACTTCAACG gcGAGGTACGCTGCGAACCCCCCAACAACCGCCTGGACCGCTTCACGGGAACGCTGACCCACGCGGGCCAGAAGTACCCGCTGGACAACGAGAAGATCCTGCTGCGCGGCTGCACCCTCAGGAACACCGGGTGGTGCTTCGGACTGGTGCTATttggag gTCCGGAGACGAAGCTGATGCAGAACTGTGGGAAGAGCACGTTCAAGAGGACCAGTATTGACCGCCTGATGAATGTCCTCGTCCTCTGT ATTTTCGGCTTCCTGGCCTTCATGTGCGTCATCCTGGCGATAGGAAACTGCTTGTGGGAGCTGAAGGCGGGCTCCCAGTTCACGGTGTTCCTGCCCCGGCAGGACGGAAACAGCGCCGGCTTCTCCGCCTTCCTCACCTTCTGGTCCTACGTCATCATCCTCAACACCGTGGTGCCCATCTCGCTCTACGTCAG CGTGGAGATCATCCGCCTGGGGAACAGCTTCTACATCGACTGGGACAGGAAGATGTACCACCCGCGCAACGACACCCCCGCCGAGGCTCGGACCACCACGCTGAACGAGGAGCTCGGCCAGATCAAGTACGTCTTCAGTGACAAGACGGGGACGCTCACCCAGAACATCATGACGTTCAACAAGTGCTCCATCAACGGAAAGTCCTACG gGGACGTATTCGACTACGCCGGTCAGAGGCTGGACATCACTGAG CACACAGACCCGGTGGACTTCTCCTTCAACCCGCTGGCCGACCCTCGCTTCGTGTTCCACGACCACGCGCTGGTGGAGGCGGTgaagctggagaacccggagGTCCACGCCTTCTTCCGGCTGCTGGCCCTCTGCCACACCGTCATGgccgaggagaagaaggaag GGGAGCTCTCCTACCAGGCCCAGTCGCCGGATGAGGGCGCTTTGGTGACGGCGGCCAGAAACTTTGGATTTGTCTTCCGCTCTCGAACGCCCGACAGCGTTTCCATCGTGGAAATGGGCGAGCAGCGCCGCTACGAGCTGCTGGCCATCCTGGACTTCAACAACGTCCGCAAGAGGATGTCGGTCATAG TCAGGAGCCCGGAGGGGAAGCTACGCCTCTACTGTAAAGGTGCCGACACGATCGTCTACGAGAGGCTGCATCAGTCCTGCGGCAAGCTGATGGACGTCACCACGGAGCACATGAAC GAGTTTGCGGGGGAGGGCCTGCGGACTCTGGCTCTGGCCTACAGGGATCTAGACCAGGAGTATTTCAGCCAGTGGAAGCAGCGGCACCACGAGGTCAGCACCTCCCTGGACGACCGGGACGGCAGACTGGACGAGCTGTACGAGGAGATAGAGACAGACCTCCAG CTGCTCGGAGCCACGGCGATAGAAGACAAGCTGCAGGACGGAGTGCCTCAGACCATCGAGCAGCTGGCCAAAGCCGACATCAAAGTCTGGGTTTTGACTGGCGACAAGCAAG AAACCGCGGAGAACATCGGCTACTCGTGCAACCTACTGCGGGAGGAGATGAACGAGGTCTTCGTGCTCTCTGGGAACTCTCCCGAGGACGTCAGGCAGGAACTGAG AAACGCGCTGAGCTCCATGAAGCCAGCAGGGGACTCGACGGTCCTGCCAGAAGGCCCTCTGGGTAAACGCGGGAAGGTCCTGCCAGACGAGGCGGTGAATGGAGAGTACGGACTGGTCGTCAACGGACACAGCCTG GCCTACGCCCTGGAGCGCAGCATGGAGCTGGATTTCCTGAGGACGGCGTGCATGTGCAAGGCGGTGATCTGCTGCAGGGTCACTCCGCTGCAGAAGGCTCAGGTGGTCGAGCTGGTGAAGGAGTACAAGCAGGCAGTCACTCTGGCGATTGGGGACGGAGCCAACGACGTCAGCATGATCAAAG CCGCTCACATCGGAGTGGGCATCTCGGGTCAGGAGGGCATGCAGGCCGTGCTGTCCAGCGACTACTCCTTCGCGCAGTTCCGCTtcctgcagcgcctcctgctggtgcACGGCCGCTGGTCCTACCTGCGCATGTGCAAGTTCCTGCGCTACTTCTTCTACAAGAACTTCACCTTCACCTTCGTCCACTTCTGGTACGCCTTCTTCTGCGGCTTCTCTGCGCAG ACGGTGTACGACGAGTGGTTCATAACGCTCTACAATCTGGTGTACACCGCGCTACCTGTGCTGGGGATGAGTCTGTTCGACCAG gatGTGAACGACAAGTGGAGTTTCCAGCACCCTGAGCTTTACCTCCCCGGGCAACTCAACTTGTACTTCAGCAAGAAGGCCTTCTTCAAGTGCGCCCTGCACAGCTGCTACAGCTCGCTGGTGCTCTTCTTCATCCCCTACGCGGCCATGCACGACACCGTGAGGGCCGACGGGAAGGACGTGGCCGACTACCAGTCCTTCGCCCTCCTCACGCAGACCTGCTTGCTGTTCACCGTCACCATCCAG TTGGGGTTGGAGATGTCCTACTGGACGGCGGTGAACACCCTCTTCGTGGTGGGCAGTCTGGTCATGTACTTCGCCGTCACCTTCACCATGTACAGTAACGGCATGTTCCTCGCGCTGCCCTCAGCCTTCCCGTTCGTAG gaacTGCCCGAAACTCTCTGAACCAGCCCAACATTTGGCTGACGATCCTCCTCACCTCCATCCTGTGTGTCCTTCCTGTCGTCACCTGCCGCTTCCTGTTTATTCAGCTCTGCCCCACCATCAATGACAAG GTGATGTTAAAGGTGCGACAGGCCAAAACCAAggaccctcctctgcctcgccGCGCCCGCATCCGTAGAACCAGCTCCCGCCGCTCCGGCTACGCTTTCTCGCACGCGCAGGGCTACGGCGACCTGGTGACGTCGGGCCGCTTCCTGCGGCGCCCCGCCCCGTCGCGCTCCTCGGGTTTGGCCCACGCGGGCCGCTCCACCACGAGCTTCAGCCCCATGGGGAGGTCGGCGGGCTACAGCCCGACGGGGCGCCCCCAGAACGCCAAGGTCCAGGACGTGGAGGTGACGTCGCTGCAGATGTACAGGAGCGTCAGAGATCCCGCCCTGTGA
- the LOC120830294 gene encoding putative phospholipid-transporting ATPase IM isoform X1 yields MSFFGVGSVRKKERELERKLRANDREFNLPFKYATNGIKTSKYNPFTFLPLNLFEQFQRIANAYFLFLLVLQVIPQISSLSWFTTVVPLVLVLTVTAAKDATDDLNRHRSDNQVNNRKVDVLIDRKLRSEKWMDVQVGDIIKLENNQFVTADLLLLSSSEPLNLVYIETAELDGETNLKVRQALTVTGDLGEDVEKLADFNGEVRCEPPNNRLDRFTGTLTHAGQKYPLDNEKILLRGCTLRNTGWCFGLVLFGGPETKLMQNCGKSTFKRTSIDRLMNVLVLCIFGFLAFMCVILAIGNCLWELKAGSQFTVFLPRQDGNSAGFSAFLTFWSYVIILNTVVPISLYVSVEIIRLGNSFYIDWDRKMYHPRNDTPAEARTTTLNEELGQIKYVFSDKTGTLTQNIMTFNKCSINGKSYGDVFDYAGQRLDITEHTDPVDFSFNPLADPRFVFHDHALVEAVKLENPEVHAFFRLLALCHTVMAEEKKEGELSYQAQSPDEGALVTAARNFGFVFRSRTPDSVSIVEMGEQRRYELLAILDFNNVRKRMSVIVRSPEGKLRLYCKGADTIVYERLHQSCGKLMDVTTEHMNEFAGEGLRTLALAYRDLDQEYFSQWKQRHHEVSTSLDDRDGRLDELYEEIETDLQLLGATAIEDKLQDGVPQTIEQLAKADIKVWVLTGDKQETAENIGYSCNLLREEMNEVFVLSGNSPEDVRQELRNALSSMKPAGDSTVLPEGPLGKRGKVLPDEAVNGEYGLVVNGHSLVRGQEASPSTATQVFATPVWPIASRSYATPASDPPPPFPQAYALERSMELDFLRTACMCKAVICCRVTPLQKAQVVELVKEYKQAVTLAIGDGANDVSMIKAAHIGVGISGQEGMQAVLSSDYSFAQFRFLQRLLLVHGRWSYLRMCKFLRYFFYKNFTFTFVHFWYAFFCGFSAQTVYDEWFITLYNLVYTALPVLGMSLFDQDVNDKWSFQHPELYLPGQLNLYFSKKAFFKCALHSCYSSLVLFFIPYAAMHDTVRADGKDVADYQSFALLTQTCLLFTVTIQLGLEMSYWTAVNTLFVVGSLVMYFAVTFTMYSNGMFLALPSAFPFVGTARNSLNQPNIWLTILLTSILCVLPVVTCRFLFIQLCPTINDKVMLKVRQAKTKDPPLPRRARIRRTSSRRSGYAFSHAQGYGDLVTSGRFLRRPAPSRSSGLAHAGRSTTSFSPMGRSAGYSPTGRPQNAKVQDVEVTSLQMYRSVRDPAL; encoded by the exons ACGAACGGCATCAAGACCTCCAAGTACAACCCCTTCACCTTCCTACCCCTCAACCTGTTCGAGCAGTTCCAGAGGATCGCCAACGCCTACTTCCTGTTCCTGCTGGTGCTCCAG GTGATTCCTCAGATCTCGTCTCTGTCCTGGTTCACCACGGTGGTGCCTCTCGTCCTCGTGCTGACGGTCACCGCCGCCAAGGACGCCACCGACGACCTG AATCGCCACAGGAGCGACAATCAGGTCAACAACAGAAAAGTTGACGTCCTTATTGACAGAAA ACTGCGCAGCGAGAAATGGATGGACGTCCAGGTGGGCGACATCATCAAACTGGAAAACAACCAGTTTGTCACC GCCGACCTCCTGTTGCTCTCCAGCAGTGAACCCCTCAACCTGGTTTACATCGAGACGGCAGAACTGGACGG AGAGACGAACCTGAAGGTGAGACAGGCCCTCACCGTGACGGGAGATCTGGGCGAGGATGTCGAGAAACTGGCAGACTTCAACG gcGAGGTACGCTGCGAACCCCCCAACAACCGCCTGGACCGCTTCACGGGAACGCTGACCCACGCGGGCCAGAAGTACCCGCTGGACAACGAGAAGATCCTGCTGCGCGGCTGCACCCTCAGGAACACCGGGTGGTGCTTCGGACTGGTGCTATttggag gTCCGGAGACGAAGCTGATGCAGAACTGTGGGAAGAGCACGTTCAAGAGGACCAGTATTGACCGCCTGATGAATGTCCTCGTCCTCTGT ATTTTCGGCTTCCTGGCCTTCATGTGCGTCATCCTGGCGATAGGAAACTGCTTGTGGGAGCTGAAGGCGGGCTCCCAGTTCACGGTGTTCCTGCCCCGGCAGGACGGAAACAGCGCCGGCTTCTCCGCCTTCCTCACCTTCTGGTCCTACGTCATCATCCTCAACACCGTGGTGCCCATCTCGCTCTACGTCAG CGTGGAGATCATCCGCCTGGGGAACAGCTTCTACATCGACTGGGACAGGAAGATGTACCACCCGCGCAACGACACCCCCGCCGAGGCTCGGACCACCACGCTGAACGAGGAGCTCGGCCAGATCAAGTACGTCTTCAGTGACAAGACGGGGACGCTCACCCAGAACATCATGACGTTCAACAAGTGCTCCATCAACGGAAAGTCCTACG gGGACGTATTCGACTACGCCGGTCAGAGGCTGGACATCACTGAG CACACAGACCCGGTGGACTTCTCCTTCAACCCGCTGGCCGACCCTCGCTTCGTGTTCCACGACCACGCGCTGGTGGAGGCGGTgaagctggagaacccggagGTCCACGCCTTCTTCCGGCTGCTGGCCCTCTGCCACACCGTCATGgccgaggagaagaaggaag GGGAGCTCTCCTACCAGGCCCAGTCGCCGGATGAGGGCGCTTTGGTGACGGCGGCCAGAAACTTTGGATTTGTCTTCCGCTCTCGAACGCCCGACAGCGTTTCCATCGTGGAAATGGGCGAGCAGCGCCGCTACGAGCTGCTGGCCATCCTGGACTTCAACAACGTCCGCAAGAGGATGTCGGTCATAG TCAGGAGCCCGGAGGGGAAGCTACGCCTCTACTGTAAAGGTGCCGACACGATCGTCTACGAGAGGCTGCATCAGTCCTGCGGCAAGCTGATGGACGTCACCACGGAGCACATGAAC GAGTTTGCGGGGGAGGGCCTGCGGACTCTGGCTCTGGCCTACAGGGATCTAGACCAGGAGTATTTCAGCCAGTGGAAGCAGCGGCACCACGAGGTCAGCACCTCCCTGGACGACCGGGACGGCAGACTGGACGAGCTGTACGAGGAGATAGAGACAGACCTCCAG CTGCTCGGAGCCACGGCGATAGAAGACAAGCTGCAGGACGGAGTGCCTCAGACCATCGAGCAGCTGGCCAAAGCCGACATCAAAGTCTGGGTTTTGACTGGCGACAAGCAAG AAACCGCGGAGAACATCGGCTACTCGTGCAACCTACTGCGGGAGGAGATGAACGAGGTCTTCGTGCTCTCTGGGAACTCTCCCGAGGACGTCAGGCAGGAACTGAG AAACGCGCTGAGCTCCATGAAGCCAGCAGGGGACTCGACGGTCCTGCCAGAAGGCCCTCTGGGTAAACGCGGGAAGGTCCTGCCAGACGAGGCGGTGAATGGAGAGTACGGACTGGTCGTCAACGGACACAGCCTGGTACGCGGACAGGAAGCGTCCCCGAGCACGGCCACACAGGTGTTCGCGACACCTGTGTGGCCGATTGCTTCGCGCTCTTACGCGACTCCTgcatctgaccccccccccccgttccctcAGGCCTACGCCCTGGAGCGCAGCATGGAGCTGGATTTCCTGAGGACGGCGTGCATGTGCAAGGCGGTGATCTGCTGCAGGGTCACTCCGCTGCAGAAGGCTCAGGTGGTCGAGCTGGTGAAGGAGTACAAGCAGGCAGTCACTCTGGCGATTGGGGACGGAGCCAACGACGTCAGCATGATCAAAG CCGCTCACATCGGAGTGGGCATCTCGGGTCAGGAGGGCATGCAGGCCGTGCTGTCCAGCGACTACTCCTTCGCGCAGTTCCGCTtcctgcagcgcctcctgctggtgcACGGCCGCTGGTCCTACCTGCGCATGTGCAAGTTCCTGCGCTACTTCTTCTACAAGAACTTCACCTTCACCTTCGTCCACTTCTGGTACGCCTTCTTCTGCGGCTTCTCTGCGCAG ACGGTGTACGACGAGTGGTTCATAACGCTCTACAATCTGGTGTACACCGCGCTACCTGTGCTGGGGATGAGTCTGTTCGACCAG gatGTGAACGACAAGTGGAGTTTCCAGCACCCTGAGCTTTACCTCCCCGGGCAACTCAACTTGTACTTCAGCAAGAAGGCCTTCTTCAAGTGCGCCCTGCACAGCTGCTACAGCTCGCTGGTGCTCTTCTTCATCCCCTACGCGGCCATGCACGACACCGTGAGGGCCGACGGGAAGGACGTGGCCGACTACCAGTCCTTCGCCCTCCTCACGCAGACCTGCTTGCTGTTCACCGTCACCATCCAG TTGGGGTTGGAGATGTCCTACTGGACGGCGGTGAACACCCTCTTCGTGGTGGGCAGTCTGGTCATGTACTTCGCCGTCACCTTCACCATGTACAGTAACGGCATGTTCCTCGCGCTGCCCTCAGCCTTCCCGTTCGTAG gaacTGCCCGAAACTCTCTGAACCAGCCCAACATTTGGCTGACGATCCTCCTCACCTCCATCCTGTGTGTCCTTCCTGTCGTCACCTGCCGCTTCCTGTTTATTCAGCTCTGCCCCACCATCAATGACAAG GTGATGTTAAAGGTGCGACAGGCCAAAACCAAggaccctcctctgcctcgccGCGCCCGCATCCGTAGAACCAGCTCCCGCCGCTCCGGCTACGCTTTCTCGCACGCGCAGGGCTACGGCGACCTGGTGACGTCGGGCCGCTTCCTGCGGCGCCCCGCCCCGTCGCGCTCCTCGGGTTTGGCCCACGCGGGCCGCTCCACCACGAGCTTCAGCCCCATGGGGAGGTCGGCGGGCTACAGCCCGACGGGGCGCCCCCAGAACGCCAAGGTCCAGGACGTGGAGGTGACGTCGCTGCAGATGTACAGGAGCGTCAGAGATCCCGCCCTGTGA